GTAAAAGGTTCCATTCTTGCATCCTCTTTAGATGCATATTCCGCCTATATCAGAAATAAAGTCACAAGAGATACAAAATATGTTGATAAAAGTCATGAATAGTCGAGGAGAAACTAACCAGGTTGTGAGCAAGCAAACAAGCAACTCAGTCAAAATTTTGTCTGTGTCTGCGATTATATCTGCAGAACACAATGGATTAGAGCCTTAACAAAATGGTTAGAGAACATGATCAAACAAAACTGTAGCTCATGATATTTCTTTCCTACTACAAGTGCTCTCACTCACCATCTACTTCTCTGTCCTCTCTAAGCTTTGTTCAGAAAGGAACAgagttttccttttctaaagCTTTCAGGGCAATAAGATCACTATCCGTGTACGTATGCTTTGTATACATCCCGTTTTCTCCtgtaatttgaaattataagtATCTTATTGGAACATGCAGTAACAGAGGCGCCTTGATAATTGATATATGGCTCGTTGATTAACTGTTTTTCAACACCAgcgaaaaaaaattcatatttgaaTGGTAGTGTTACATAATAAACAAGATAAAGGCTatgaacatttaaaaaaaaaaaaaaaaaaaagatgtgaaCTCACTTAGAAATCTCCAGGTTTGGGATTATTTGCTAGGGGATCAAAGCTTGTTCTTTTTGAGGTAAAGCGGGGATTCAGTGGTAATCTAGGGTTGGGCGGGAATGataaggaaaataaaactttaaaatcgTGAACGGCAGGATTCGAACCTGCGCGGGCAAAGCCCACATGATTTCTAGTCATGCCCGATAACCACTCCGGCACGTCCACTTTTTGTTCAGTTTGCCATAACTAAgaattaaactatatacatgTCATACGAATAAAACCAGAACGAGAGACAACCCAAACCGGTTCGGTTTTATGTTTATTGATATAAATTTGAGTGTATATAAATTATCACATTATAATGTTatttaagttatatatttaattttaattattaaataaaataaaaaatattaaaaattagacCCCACGTATATCCCGTTTAATCCCCGATTTTTCGGTAACTCGCTAGGCCCGAGGTTGCCGCCCTactagcgcctagcgtagttTCGAACAGGGATCTTCACCAAAGCGAACCCAACCTGTACCGGGAAAGACAAATGCCTAACCGGAAATACGACTCAGTTTGGTTAATTTTCTATAcgtttttgttctcttttaggTTTTTTGTACACAATAAGAGATGCTCAAGGCCTTTGTCGTTCAGTATTGCTTTGCTCAACGATAACGATAAGAGAGGATTCAGTGAATGAGACGTGAGATTTTTATACAATGACGAAGATATAGAGAGTGTTACAACAATGACTGAGCAAAAGAAAGAAGTACACGATATATTATAATCCACCATTAATATTTGCAATGTctcaaactttttaaaaaatcattatctCAAGCCTTATAAAAATTCGTGTATGGTAAACATGTCTCAAGTCTCTAAAATGTTTTCTAATCGCCACTCCCTTCTCCTCGGGGTCGGATCTAAATACAAGGAGTGAAACAATCGCCTTTGATCactaaaaaatgtttataacttTCAAAATCTCAGATCCGACCATGTTTCTCATCATCACACGACCGATGATTGACAGAGAGGGCATGTGCTTTTCACTTTCAGCCATTGTTTTATACACTCTAAATGGAACATGTGGGAGCATTCAAGTTTTCTTATGGCTCTCTTTTTCTCTCCAAATTTCTCCAAGCAAATGCAACAAGACTGCATAGTTCACCACTAAAatagtcaaaacaaaaataaagcaaaatatGATATGATAATGATGATACTCACATCATCATTAATCTGTCCCTGAAATTCAAATCCACCTTCTTGACCTTCCCCTTCAGAATCTACATTGTTTATTCATTATCTATGAGAAGTAAATATTCCAAACTCTTTTTGAATAATGCAACGCACGAAGAGGCAGATACCTGTGCATAATCGAAGTAATGCAACAGAAAACCTAATGCAGCTGAGAGCAACGAAAGTTATACATAACCTACAGAGGACGACCAATTAGACAAAGGTCATGAGTaccaattaattataatttaattaattatctctTGAGACATGGTTGTGAGTTGAACCTATAGAGATTAGGAGCATCAGACGGAGATGATTTGTCAAAACTAATCCAAGAAATTCCCCAAATTAAccacaaaacaaagaaacattCTAGTCCAGTCTTCACTCCCTCCATCACTCTATCCACTCTGCCACCAATATCGGTTtggttgagaaaaaaaaacacacacaaatctttattttatatcaCAAAGCTAGAGTTATTGTTATACCTTGTCTTTGGATATTCCTCAACTTGGTTACACATGCGCCAAGATAGAAGAAGCGTACCGGTAATACAGCCACAAGTGTGAACAATGAGCCATGCTAACAATTGCGCTCGTGGATGTTCGTCTTTTGATAGAGTCCAAACTACTAACGCTGCAACAATCTGGACAGAAGTGAATACAAACTCCATTGAATTCCATCCAATCGTACATGAACTTGAGCCTTCATCTGACGTCAATGGCGGATCTAGAATTAAATTTTACCCATGGCAGAATTATAGTAACTGTTTAATAACTTTAATAACAAATTTTCAACAGGAGCATTACTAAAATGTGTGCAAAACTATACTTACGTAATTCGTGGTGGGCAGTTGCCCCTCCCATATTAGATTCGCGACTGTCTGACGTTTCCTCATCCGTAGACAAGCTTGATGGAAAATCTTCATCGTTCGGGATGTCGATGGTATGCTGACCATTACCATTGTGGGTTTCACGCTCCATTATCACAAAGTCCTAGAGTTTCCACGGTTGATTTATTAGTTGGCTAAAGCCAGCCAGGAATATACATTCTACATGGTCGAAGAAACCCTATAAATATGTACAAGGAAATTTAACTTACAAAAATATGGAAatctagctttttttttttaaatataacatatatgcaCATTCCAAAAAATGTACAAGTTGGTGTGGAGATGCAGAGATATGTTGTGAAATTATGGGGCACATGTATGAATAGCATGAAGTATCTAgcatatattaattttcaattgtGGTCTCTTATGATTGATAAAcgaataagtaaataaataaaattttgtatgaCTGAGTACAAAACATGAACTTTATGGATGTAGGTGTATCACAACTTCGTGTGGGTGTTCTCTGTGTATAACTTGTCTTTGACCTAAACCTTGAGTAAAACGTGTTCGGTTGTCGAGAAACATGAGTATACTGCAGTATTGTATAATCGACCATTAATATTGTATTAAGTTCTTATGTCGTTGATTAGAGACATCAAAGTACACACATAACATGGGATGTCTAAGTAGATAGTATTGTGTATTTGATCCAACGGCTGACAAAGAAACCATACTTTTTGGTAACGAAATCGTAGCCGTCTGATTTGTCGGTTCAACGGATCCATGTTGTCGACCTTTGAACACGAAGCGGCAAAACAATGAAAAGAAATGTCTTTAGATTTGGACAAGATCTTCGAACGGGGCCGACAAGATAAACCAATGTTAAACGAGCTTGTCTCACACGGTACCCGTCTTGGTTCCcatgaaaacatataaaacgtccaacaaaatcaaaatgaaGAAAACACATTAACTTACATCTTCAACTCATTAACATCAAAATGGCTAATGAGAGTAATCTTGCACATGAAATCACCGAGCTACGGCTAGGTCTTCCAGGAGATATCATCGTCACagggaagaagagggtttcttCGGAAGTAGAGAGTGAGTTGAAATGTGAACCGGCGACAAAGAGTCAAGTAGTGGGATGGCCGCCGGTTTGTTCGTTCAGGAGAAAGAACAGCCTCGAAGAGACAAGGACTGCGTACGTGAAAGTGAGTGTAGACGGAGCTGCGTTTCTGAGGAAGATCgatttgaaaatgtataaacgTTACCAAGATCTCGCTTCCGCTCTACAAATTCTATTCGGATGCTTCATCACCTTTGGTTAGTTTGGTCTTCTTGATTTTGGTCTTTAATCAGTGCATTAAAGATCAAATAATGATATTAACTATAATGTTAAAATATGAAATGAAGATGATACATTGAAGGAAAGCGAATGCGTTCCAATATATGAGGATAGAGATGGAGATTGGATGCTTGCtggtgatgttccttgggagtATGTTATCAGTAACTTTGATAAATTTTTCAATTAGACAATTAATTACGTTTCATTTGATTAATtactaattatgaaattattttatgtgCAGAATGTTTGTTGCATCATGCAAGAGGTTAAGGGTTATGAAGAGATCAGTAATGAAATGATTGTGCGTGAGAATTAGGGATATcgaaatatacatattttcatAGATTAAAAGAATAAAGCTCGTTGAAT
The nucleotide sequence above comes from Brassica napus cultivar Da-Ae chromosome A9, Da-Ae, whole genome shotgun sequence. Encoded proteins:
- the LOC106367070 gene encoding auxin-responsive protein IAA5-like; translation: MANESNLAHEITELRLGLPGDIIVTGKKRVSSEVESELKCEPATKSQVVGWPPVCSFRRKNSLEETRTAYVKVSVDGAAFLRKIDLKMYKRYQDLASALQILFGCFITFDDTLKESECVPIYEDRDGDWMLAGDVPWEMFVASCKRLRVMKRSVMK